Proteins co-encoded in one bacterium genomic window:
- the trpD gene encoding anthranilate phosphoribosyltransferase has translation MNFAELLNKVKNGIGLTREESKHAVFAMMEGEPQTGTLLTAFHEKGETAQEIIGFAEAMREKSVRVPLDGIKVLDTCGTGGDKKNTFNISTISAFVLAGCGIPIVKHGNRAASSACGSADLLEALSISYRMKPEQVPAALHASGFAFLFAPDYHPATKSVVAVRKRLGFPTIFNLLGPLTNPAFPAAQVIGVYNRNALPLVEEAIRKMDPEKRAYLVHSSEGYDEATLSCDFYLHSTFSKPTLENAKHFGFGECRGEDLCGGSPKENASIALSILSGESGAKRETVLLNAMLGYLAFYPEASVEDAKSAVAKSIDSGAALHVVQRTQELFPL, from the coding sequence ATGAATTTCGCAGAACTATTAAACAAAGTTAAAAACGGTATCGGTCTGACTCGTGAGGAAAGTAAGCACGCGGTCTTCGCGATGATGGAGGGTGAACCGCAAACTGGAACTCTGCTCACCGCGTTTCATGAAAAAGGGGAAACTGCGCAGGAGATCATCGGTTTTGCGGAGGCGATGCGTGAAAAGTCTGTGCGTGTGCCGCTTGATGGAATCAAAGTGCTGGACACATGCGGAACCGGTGGAGACAAGAAAAACACATTCAACATTTCCACCATTTCCGCATTTGTTCTTGCGGGTTGCGGCATTCCTATTGTCAAGCACGGAAATCGGGCCGCCTCTTCTGCATGTGGAAGCGCCGATCTTCTGGAAGCACTGAGTATCTCTTACCGAATGAAACCGGAACAGGTGCCGGCAGCCTTGCATGCCTCCGGATTCGCCTTTCTCTTTGCGCCCGATTATCATCCAGCCACTAAATCGGTGGTTGCCGTGCGTAAACGGCTCGGCTTCCCAACAATTTTCAATCTGCTCGGTCCGCTGACCAATCCTGCATTTCCGGCGGCTCAGGTCATCGGAGTCTACAACAGAAACGCCCTTCCTCTCGTAGAAGAAGCGATCCGGAAGATGGATCCTGAAAAACGCGCATACTTGGTCCATTCATCAGAAGGTTATGATGAGGCTACACTTTCTTGCGATTTTTACCTTCACAGCACATTCTCCAAACCCACACTCGAAAACGCGAAACATTTTGGTTTCGGTGAATGTCGCGGCGAAGATCTTTGCGGTGGTTCTCCCAAAGAGAACGCATCGATTGCCCTGTCCATATTAAGCGGAGAATCCGGCGCAAAGCGGGAAACGGTTCTGCTCAATGCGATGCTTGGATATCTTGCTTTCTATCCAGAAGCTTCAGTGGAAGATGCAAAAAGCGCCGTTGCCAAAT
- a CDS encoding aminodeoxychorismate/anthranilate synthase component II, with protein sequence MKRVLLIDNYDSFTYNLYQGFLMLGAEVAVHYNDRITIQEAEDYGPTHVVISPGPGTPLDGGCSNEMILHFHTKVPLLGVCLGHQCIGHVFGGKVERAPVLMHGKTSMIIHDGVGVFSGLTNPFAAARYHSLIVAEEDLPKTLHISAHTPAGEIMGLRVRGTQTEGVQFHPESYMTKEGIRLMKNFLETE encoded by the coding sequence ATGAAACGGGTACTCTTGATCGATAACTACGATTCGTTTACGTACAACCTCTATCAGGGATTCTTGATGCTGGGAGCTGAAGTGGCTGTGCATTACAACGACCGGATAACGATTCAAGAGGCGGAAGATTACGGCCCGACGCATGTTGTGATCTCTCCGGGACCCGGGACACCGCTGGACGGAGGTTGTTCGAATGAAATGATTTTGCATTTTCACACGAAGGTTCCATTACTGGGAGTGTGTCTTGGCCATCAATGCATCGGTCATGTTTTTGGAGGCAAGGTGGAGCGCGCGCCGGTTTTGATGCATGGGAAAACGTCGATGATCATTCACGACGGCGTTGGAGTTTTTTCCGGATTGACCAATCCCTTTGCAGCGGCGCGTTATCATTCACTTATCGTTGCAGAAGAAGATCTGCCGAAAACATTGCACATCTCGGCACACACGCCGGCCGGTGAAATCATGGGGCTTCGTGTGCGCGGAACGCAAACGGAAGGAGTGCAGTTTCATCCGGAATCCTACATGACTAAAGAAGGAATCCGTTTAATGAAAAATTTCTTGGAAACGGAGTAG